The Ananas comosus cultivar F153 linkage group 22, ASM154086v1, whole genome shotgun sequence genome segment GTGCATTTTGCAAGAAACGCAGGTAAATAATACATCAGGCATCTGCATTCAACTTGCTCTGCTATTGTTTCTTAGGAGCTCTTAAACTTGATACAAAGAGTGAAAAGACATTAATTCATTCTTCAGCTGAAAAATTCgctaattaattttgattttacataCAGAATGCTGATACATTGTTGTgtttttcatctttcttttctgAATCTAGTGTAATCCACAAACAAGGAATAACTAACCAATTTGGTCCGAAAAGCATagcgaaaaaagaaaacactgAATCATAAATTTTTAGAACATAGACACTTGGACCTCATATAATAAGATCCTTTTCCTCTAAATAATGCAACCAAGTAGCAACTAATTTCTATATGCCAACACTACCAGTGATGGGTACAGGCTTGTAGGAATTCAAAGATTATACATGAGACGTGCAAGATTCAAAAGAGTAGCTATTCCACTGTTCTCTCTTCGCAAGGATCTGCATTAAGcatgtcttttttctttttttttttacatgtcGAAGTTGATACAATCATCTGCATATCTTGCATTATTTTCCCACCCGTTATTCTTTCCCTTTCTCAAGTTCTCCTCCCCATAGCCAAGCTGATCCTCATAGCTCTGCCTTGTAATTCCTGCAATTGAGCATTGCAAACATATTCCACATAGAATAAGCATCAATCCTGATACCATGAATTACACTAACATATAGCCATACATATAAAATTACCGCTCCGTTGAGAGTTTGGAGGGCCGTGTCCATCTCTTCCTTGGAGGAATAGCAAACAAAGCCATAACCGCGTGATCGACCTGTGTCTCCGTCATAGAGAACCCGAGCTCCGACCACATTGCCGCATTCTTCAAACACTTGGGTCAGGCTCTCCGAGGTGACTGACCAAGAGAGATTGCCTACAAAGAGCTTGTATTCACTCTCAGGGTACAAGGGCTCTTTCGGCTTCGGCTTGTCGGAGAAGTTCACCCTCAATGTCCGACCACCGTATTGCTGGAAGTAAGCAATTCCAGCAATTCCATTAGTAGATTTAGTCTAGTAAGCCATGTAAGTTTCATAACATTTTTTCGTTTGTTTCAAACAACAAGCCCTGAGAGATGATCTTAACACTAATACCAGGACAATTTCAGTAGCGGTTATATACTATGAAGCACAAGATACTCTAGTGAAATTGGGCACTACTAACATATCatgcttgagagagagagagagagagagagagagagagggatcttACACTTCCATCAAGATTCTGAATGACTGCTTCGCAATCTTCGACAGTGCTCATGGTAACAAAGGCGAATCCTCTGCTTCGTCCGGATTCTCTATCGTAGAGAACCTGGAAGGTTTTTCATTTCGAGTTTACTGAACACTATCTTTTGCTAGAAGATATCAAAATCTTTTTATAGTTCAATAGCGTGTTTAGGCAAATCAATCATTTGAACAAGTTGGGAAGATGAGGGCAATTAGCTACCTCAACCATCTCCGGGCTCGCGTATTCTTGGATGATTCCGGCCAATTGCGCACTGTCGCAGTTATACGGCAAGTTACCAAAGTACAGTTTAGTGTTCTGCGCTGCGACAGCGGCAACCTGATCTTCCTCTTCATTGCCATCGTCGgtcgctgctgctgctgctgctgccgccgcctcctgctCCCCGACCTCTGCCACGGCTTCTTGCTGAGCCACCGCCGCAGAGATTTTCGCAAAGCCCTTCTTATGTGAAGCTAAGGGCATGGAGAGATTCTCCATGAGAAGGGTCAAGCTCGGCATGCAGCGGCGGGGGCAGGGGACGCGGAGAAGAGCGGCAGCGTCGGAGGAGAGAAGCTTGGAGTTGAGATGGGAAGTGATGGACGTCGTGGAGAAGGAGGCGGTCGATGCGGAGGCCGCCATTGTCGAGTTTGGAGGTGGTAAA includes the following:
- the LOC109727282 gene encoding 28 kDa ribonucleoprotein, chloroplastic, encoding MAASASTASFSTTSITSHLNSKLLSSDAAALLRVPCPRRCMPSLTLLMENLSMPLASHKKGFAKISAAVAQQEAVAEVGEQEAAAAAAAAATDDGNEEEDQVAAVAAQNTKLYFGNLPYNCDSAQLAGIIQEYASPEMVEVLYDRESGRSRGFAFVTMSTVEDCEAVIQNLDGSQYGGRTLRVNFSDKPKPKEPLYPESEYKLFVGNLSWSVTSESLTQVFEECGNVVGARVLYDGDTGRSRGYGFVCYSSKEEMDTALQTLNGAELQGRAMRISLAMGRRT